CCCCGGCGAGATGGCACCGAGGGTGAAGGCGTACACCGCCCCGGCCGCACCCGCGATGGCCGCGCCGTAGACGAACGCCCAGAGTTTGTAGCCGAACACGTCCTTCCCGAGCGTCTCTGCGACACGCTCGTCGGCCCGGATCGCCCGCAGGACGCGGCCGTACGGCGAGTCGGTCAGTCGGCGCACCCCGGCGTAGGTCACGAGCAGAAGCCCTAAGAGCAGAACCGCCGTGATCAGACTCGCCTCGTTCGCCGAGTCGGTCAGGTCCGAGATCGGCGTCGGGATGGACAGCAGGCCGATGCCGCCGCCGGTCACCGACTGGAAACTCCCGAGCAGATCGTGGAGAATCTCCGCGACCGCCAGCGTCACGATGGCGAGGAAGTCCCCGCGCAGGCGGAGCGTCGTCACACCCAGCAGGCCGCCGAGGAGCGCCGCCGCGAGCACCGCGCCGACGACGCCGACCGGCCACGGGAGTCCGAGTCCGATGCCGACACTCGGCGCGTTGGCCGTCAGCAGGCCGGCGGTGTAGCCGCCGACCGCGAAGAAGACGACGTGGCCGAAGTTCACCAGTCCGGTGTGGCCGAACTGGAGGTTCAGGCCGACGACGAGCAGGCCGAAGAGGAGAAACAGCGAGAACTCCTCGACGAACACCAGCAGTCCGGGCGGGACCGCCACGAACAGCGGTGTGAACAGGAGGACGAGTGCGAAGACGACGAAGCCACCCCCGAGCGGTCCGGCGACACGAGGTCCGTCCGCCAGCAGACCGCCGAGTCTGTCGGCCACGCCATCGACTGCACCCTCGCCTGTCTCGTCCGCCTGTTGTGCGCTCGCGTCCGGGTCGTCGGTCGCCATCAGCCGATCACCTCCGGGCACCGAGGCGCACGGAACCGATCCGCCGGGGACCGGTTCGCGGCGTACCGACCCGCCGTCATGCCCGCACCTCCTCGCCGGTGATGCCGCCCGGCCGGACCAACAGGACGACGATGAGGACGACGAACGCCATCGTCGTCCCGAGTTCCGTCGCCCACGTCGGCAGGAAGGCGATGGAGAAGGAGATGGTGATGCCGAGGACGTACGCCCCGACGACCGCGCCGTAGACGCTCCCCGCGCCGCCGAGGATGGCGGCGGTGATCACGAGCAGGAGTTGGCTGAAGCCGGTGCCGGGCGTCGCCCCCTGCCCGACCGCGAGCATGTAGCCCGCGAGTCCCGCGAAGCCGGAGGCGATGAGCCAGACCAGCGCCCGGACCGTCTTCGTCTCGATGCCGGTCACGCGGGCCAGCGCCTCGTTGTCCGACATCGCCCGCATCGCCTTCCCGGTCTGCGTCCGGGTCAGGAACAGGTGGACCGCGACGACCGCGACCGCCGTCGTCCCGATGAGCAGGAGGTGCTGCCCGGTGACGAAGAAGCCCAGGTCGTCGAACCTGAAGGTCGGCGCGTCGAGGTTCACGAACCGCTTCTCGGGCGTGGCGACCAGCCGAATCCCGTTTCTGAGCACCAGACCGAGCCCGATAGAGGTGAGCAGGAGCGGAATCGGGCCGGTGTCCGACAGTGGCTCGAAGA
This genomic window from Salinirubrum litoreum contains:
- a CDS encoding branched-chain amino acid ABC transporter permease; the encoded protein is MATDDPDASAQQADETGEGAVDGVADRLGGLLADGPRVAGPLGGGFVVFALVLLFTPLFVAVPPGLLVFVEEFSLFLLFGLLVVGLNLQFGHTGLVNFGHVVFFAVGGYTAGLLTANAPSVGIGLGLPWPVGVVGAVLAAALLGGLLGVTTLRLRGDFLAIVTLAVAEILHDLLGSFQSVTGGGIGLLSIPTPISDLTDSANEASLITAVLLLGLLLVTYAGVRRLTDSPYGRVLRAIRADERVAETLGKDVFGYKLWAFVYGAAIAGAAGAVYAFTLGAISPGLFTISVTVTVWVGMLVGGPGTDWAVVVGVGIIVGFRLLTRFLNGEIPAVSADQFASVRLIMVGLLLMVIIRYRPQGLFGDPEELGVDR
- a CDS encoding branched-chain amino acid ABC transporter permease, which translates into the protein MELPFVQELIFGLVTGSYIAVGAIGFTMIYGLVNMINFAHGEFMTVGAYIGFIGAEMLGLPVLGALLPVMLVSAVVGWGLAWVVFEPLSDTGPIPLLLTSIGLGLVLRNGIRLVATPEKRFVNLDAPTFRFDDLGFFVTGQHLLLIGTTAVAVVAVHLFLTRTQTGKAMRAMSDNEALARVTGIETKTVRALVWLIASGFAGLAGYMLAVGQGATPGTGFSQLLLVITAAILGGAGSVYGAVVGAYVLGITISFSIAFLPTWATELGTTMAFVVLIVVLLVRPGGITGEEVRA